From the Dethiosulfovibrio salsuginis genome, one window contains:
- a CDS encoding YfcC family protein: MSDKVRKKASFPHVFVILLSIMVIAMVATWFVPAGEYSRHMDPKSNRTVIVPDSFQLVQPSPVDPFQMFVAIQKGMTQAGSIVFFIFIVFSSIYVVMSTGAIDATIAWMVRKTRAKPSSANTTFAVLMAVFMLWGSTGTLSYEQMVAFVPIFASLALALGYDPVVGLAVSFVAVGIGFASATVNPFTIGVAQTISELPLFSGLAYRLLILAVMGSISIAWTLRYARIIKADPSKSVVSDIDFGELAFDESKVELRFTHTHKVVLSIFMVSVLIAGFGLIKLGWYINQLAGLFLIMGILVGLADRKSPSKIAEIFVDGMSKGVLSAMVVGVARGILVVLSEGKIVDSIIHGMANLLGQGSAFMSSVGMLLFQTVMNFLIPSGSGQAATTMPIMAPLSDLVGVNRQVAVLAFQFGDGFSNLLWPTGFILIGCILAKVPLNRYFRWFLPLFAMLLVAQIAFLWGAILIGYGPF; this comes from the coding sequence TTGTCAGACAAGGTCAGAAAAAAAGCATCCTTTCCTCACGTATTCGTCATCCTACTGTCCATAATGGTTATCGCCATGGTGGCGACCTGGTTCGTTCCGGCTGGGGAGTACAGCCGCCATATGGACCCAAAGTCGAACAGAACCGTCATAGTCCCGGATAGTTTTCAACTGGTTCAGCCCTCTCCTGTCGATCCTTTTCAGATGTTCGTCGCCATACAAAAGGGAATGACCCAGGCGGGATCGATCGTTTTCTTCATATTCATAGTTTTTTCGTCCATCTACGTGGTCATGTCCACAGGGGCCATAGACGCCACGATCGCCTGGATGGTCAGGAAGACCAGGGCCAAACCCTCCTCCGCCAACACCACCTTTGCGGTTCTTATGGCGGTGTTTATGCTGTGGGGATCCACAGGAACCCTCTCTTACGAGCAGATGGTGGCTTTCGTTCCAATATTTGCCAGCCTCGCCCTGGCCCTGGGCTACGATCCGGTGGTAGGACTTGCGGTATCCTTCGTGGCGGTGGGAATAGGGTTCGCCTCGGCGACGGTAAATCCCTTCACCATAGGGGTCGCTCAGACCATCTCGGAGCTTCCTCTTTTCTCCGGCCTAGCCTATAGGCTTCTCATACTGGCCGTGATGGGATCGATCTCCATAGCCTGGACACTGCGCTACGCCAGGATTATCAAGGCAGATCCCTCAAAGAGCGTGGTCAGCGATATAGATTTCGGCGAGCTGGCGTTCGACGAGTCCAAGGTTGAGCTTAGATTCACCCATACCCACAAGGTGGTCCTCTCTATCTTCATGGTGTCGGTCCTCATAGCGGGGTTCGGCCTAATCAAGCTGGGATGGTACATAAACCAGCTGGCGGGACTGTTCCTCATAATGGGCATACTTGTGGGACTGGCGGACAGAAAATCCCCGAGCAAGATCGCCGAGATATTTGTCGATGGAATGAGTAAGGGAGTCCTATCCGCCATGGTGGTCGGAGTAGCTAGAGGTATATTGGTCGTCCTATCGGAAGGAAAGATCGTGGATTCCATAATCCACGGCATGGCTAACCTCCTGGGGCAGGGATCGGCCTTCATGAGCTCCGTGGGAATGCTCCTGTTCCAGACAGTCATGAACTTCCTGATACCCTCGGGATCGGGACAGGCCGCCACCACTATGCCTATAATGGCGCCCCTCTCGGACCTGGTAGGGGTAAACCGACAGGTGGCGGTACTGGCCTTTCAGTTCGGAGACGGCTTCTCCAACCTTCTTTGGCCAACAGGTTTTATCCTTATAGGTTGCATACTGGCTAAAGTACCTCTCAACAGGTATTTCCGGTGGTTCTTGCCCCTTTTCGCCATGTTGCTTGTTGCACAGATAGCCTTTCTTTGGGGAGCTATATTGATCGGTTACGGACCTTTCTAG
- a CDS encoding cob(I)yrinic acid a,c-diamide adenosyltransferase, translating into MHEITITTKGGDKGSTSLCNGERVPKDDPRVEAYGTVDECQAAIGLARSMCDFEPVCDNLRKLEDDLYILMGVMSLCDGLEPPKVEWMEGMIKQVSEMFTDKDFQFIRPGECRVCASLHLARTMARRAERQSVKLLRSGKIDPYVFSYINRLSDGIYALILWYQREKFPKK; encoded by the coding sequence ATGCACGAGATAACCATAACGACTAAAGGTGGAGATAAAGGGAGCACCAGCCTCTGTAACGGTGAGAGGGTCCCTAAGGACGATCCCAGGGTGGAGGCCTACGGCACGGTGGACGAGTGCCAGGCTGCCATAGGCCTAGCACGATCTATGTGTGACTTCGAGCCTGTATGCGACAACCTGAGGAAGTTAGAGGACGACCTCTATATACTGATGGGAGTTATGTCCCTCTGCGACGGCCTCGAGCCGCCTAAAGTGGAGTGGATGGAGGGTATGATAAAGCAGGTATCTGAGATGTTCACCGATAAGGATTTCCAGTTTATAAGGCCAGGAGAGTGCCGTGTCTGCGCTTCTCTCCATCTCGCCAGAACGATGGCCAGAAGGGCGGAGAGACAGTCGGTAAAACTGCTAAGGTCGGGGAAGATAGATCCTTACGTATTTTCCTACATCAATCGGCTCTCCGACGGCATATATGCCCTGATACTCTGGTACCAGAGGGAGAAGTTCCCTAAAAAATAG
- the rsgA gene encoding ribosome small subunit-dependent GTPase A, producing the protein MSIDISKFGFTENLKEQSALYPGLFPGRVISQHKHFCRVVTEKGEVNGVVSGRFRFEVHSTRNYPAVGDFVMLDRECDDGGDAIIHAILPRKTAFIRKAAGTSRQEQVVASNIDTVFVCMSLNNDYNLRRLERYLGVAWDSGATPVVVLTKADLCQDLPSVLSELKPVLSGAEVLVTSSLMEDGYESVKKYLAPGMTVALIGSSGVGKSTLINRLLGVEILLTQGIRDDHKGRHTTTVRELMLLPSGAMVIDTPGMKELGIDGVDLARAFSDIEELANGCRFRDCSHGDEPHCAVQKAIADGILSADRFASYLKLKKEARYDGLNPRQVETEKMSSMFKDVGGMKNARKFAKAKNRSKGR; encoded by the coding sequence TTGAGTATAGATATAAGTAAATTTGGTTTCACCGAGAACCTAAAGGAACAATCAGCCCTCTATCCCGGCCTTTTCCCCGGTAGGGTAATATCCCAACACAAGCACTTTTGCAGGGTAGTAACAGAAAAGGGCGAGGTTAACGGAGTGGTCTCCGGGCGGTTTCGCTTTGAGGTCCATTCTACTAGGAATTATCCTGCTGTAGGGGATTTCGTTATGTTGGATCGGGAGTGTGATGACGGTGGTGACGCCATCATCCACGCTATCCTCCCCAGAAAAACCGCCTTTATAAGGAAGGCCGCCGGTACGTCTCGTCAGGAACAGGTTGTCGCGTCCAACATCGATACGGTGTTCGTGTGTATGTCCCTTAACAACGATTACAATCTCAGGAGATTGGAGCGCTATCTCGGGGTAGCCTGGGACAGCGGTGCGACCCCGGTGGTCGTCCTCACAAAGGCGGATCTCTGTCAGGATTTGCCGTCGGTGCTTTCGGAACTTAAGCCAGTGTTGTCGGGGGCGGAGGTCTTGGTGACCTCAAGCCTGATGGAGGACGGGTATGAATCGGTAAAAAAATACCTCGCTCCGGGAATGACAGTTGCCCTCATAGGTTCGTCGGGGGTGGGCAAGTCCACCTTGATAAACAGGCTCTTAGGGGTGGAAATACTTCTCACTCAGGGCATAAGAGACGACCATAAGGGCAGACACACAACAACGGTCCGAGAGTTGATGCTTCTTCCTTCCGGGGCTATGGTTATAGATACCCCGGGCATGAAAGAATTAGGAATAGACGGTGTCGATCTGGCGAGAGCCTTCTCCGACATAGAAGAATTGGCGAACGGATGTAGATTCAGGGACTGTAGCCACGGCGACGAGCCCCACTGTGCGGTCCAAAAGGCCATTGCCGACGGTATTCTGTCCGCTGACCGTTTCGCCAGCTACCTAAAACTTAAAAAAGAGGCGAGATACGATGGCCTCAACCCAAGGCAGGTTGAAACGGAGAAGATGTCCTCTATGTTCAAAGACGTAGGAGGCATGAAGAACGCCAGAAAGTTCGCAAAGGCTAAAAATCGGTCGAAAGGCCGCTAA
- a CDS encoding type II toxin-antitoxin system RelE family toxin produces MAWTIEYDVTAVKGLRHIGKREARRIVDYIEERIAGQDNPRALGSLLRDLLELFGAIGSEITA; encoded by the coding sequence TTGGCTTGGACGATTGAGTACGATGTTACCGCAGTAAAGGGCCTAAGGCATATAGGCAAGCGTGAAGCTAGGCGAATCGTGGATTACATTGAGGAACGTATAGCCGGGCAAGATAACCCCAGAGCCTTAGGAAGTCTCTTAAGGGACCTCTTGGAGCTTTTTGGCGCTATAGGGTCGGAGATTACCGCCTGA
- a CDS encoding calcium/sodium antiporter: MILAFTALFLGLIVLVWSADLFVDGAAATAGYLGMPPLLIGMVVVGFGTSAPEMLVSALSSFRGNPGIALGNAYGSNITNIALILGITALISPISVSSSILRKELPMLSLVTGLAAWQLWDGEISRLDGMVLLLFFGLVMVWSVVQGMGNRGDVLAEEVEGQRDERVSIGRSIIGLVLGLILLIGSSRSLVWGAVEIAQAFGVSDLIIGLTIVAIGTSLPELASSIAAARKGRHEIALGNVLGSNLFNTLAVVGIAGVIQPMSVGPEVLSRDVAVMASLTLSLFVMGYGFGSVGRINRMEGAVLLACYLGYTSYLIGTVMPI; the protein is encoded by the coding sequence ATGATTTTAGCCTTTACGGCCCTGTTTTTGGGCCTGATTGTACTGGTCTGGAGCGCCGATCTTTTCGTCGACGGGGCAGCCGCCACCGCCGGTTACCTCGGAATGCCTCCGTTGCTGATAGGCATGGTTGTGGTGGGGTTCGGAACCTCTGCTCCGGAGATGTTGGTGTCCGCTTTGTCCTCCTTTCGGGGAAATCCCGGTATAGCTTTAGGTAACGCCTACGGCTCCAACATCACCAACATAGCACTGATACTCGGTATTACCGCCCTTATCAGCCCTATCTCGGTCAGCTCGTCCATACTGCGTAAGGAGCTTCCCATGCTTTCCCTGGTGACCGGCCTGGCCGCCTGGCAGCTGTGGGACGGCGAGATCTCCAGGCTTGACGGCATGGTTCTCCTTTTGTTTTTTGGTCTCGTGATGGTCTGGAGCGTCGTTCAGGGAATGGGAAACAGAGGCGATGTTCTGGCGGAGGAGGTCGAGGGCCAACGTGATGAAAGGGTGTCCATAGGCAGATCGATAATAGGTCTGGTTCTAGGGCTGATTTTGCTTATAGGAAGCTCTAGGTCTCTGGTCTGGGGTGCGGTGGAGATCGCTCAGGCCTTTGGGGTCAGCGACCTTATCATCGGTCTCACGATAGTTGCGATAGGGACCTCCCTACCGGAGCTGGCATCGTCTATAGCCGCCGCCCGTAAGGGGAGGCACGAGATAGCCCTGGGAAACGTCCTTGGGTCCAACCTCTTTAACACCTTGGCGGTGGTCGGTATAGCTGGGGTCATCCAACCTATGTCCGTAGGCCCAGAGGTGCTTAGCAGGGACGTGGCCGTGATGGCATCTTTAACCCTGTCGCTGTTCGTCATGGGATATGGCTTCGGCTCTGTCGGTCGTATCAATCGCATGGAAGGGGCGGTGTTGCTGGCCTGTTACCTAGGCTACACGTCCTATCTGATCGGCACCGTCATGCCTATATGA
- a CDS encoding YdcF family protein: protein MFFVYKLAGALGMPLGLFLSIILAGIICISLSRKKGPLFWTAAGAIAIGALSLITLSMPAVAGYLLSTVETDKKDLPESNTSGAVLILSGGFTRLSDGTSEPGPFTLQRLIEGASLAERRGWPIILSGGMALEGGDSLAKCMERKLRELGYTAPVILEEDSRTTWENMFYSSTIAREKDLGFIVVVTNSFHMRRSLWMAKRAIPEMDIYGYPVGPLGDRSRDPLRWIPSAGGLRDSTLAWREWLGLMVYRFMSPSGSLP from the coding sequence GTGTTCTTCGTCTACAAGTTAGCAGGAGCCCTAGGAATGCCCCTAGGGCTTTTTTTGTCGATCATATTGGCAGGAATAATATGTATATCCCTGTCCCGAAAGAAAGGGCCTCTATTCTGGACGGCCGCTGGGGCCATAGCCATCGGTGCCCTAAGCCTCATAACCCTCTCAATGCCCGCCGTGGCAGGATATCTGCTGTCCACCGTGGAGACCGACAAGAAGGACCTTCCGGAGTCTAATACCTCTGGAGCGGTCCTAATTCTCAGTGGCGGATTCACCAGGCTCTCCGACGGCACCTCAGAGCCTGGACCTTTCACACTCCAAAGGCTTATAGAAGGAGCAAGCCTGGCGGAGAGGAGGGGGTGGCCGATTATCCTGTCCGGCGGGATGGCCCTTGAGGGAGGGGACTCTCTCGCTAAGTGTATGGAGAGAAAGCTACGTGAACTTGGCTATACCGCTCCGGTAATTCTAGAAGAGGACTCAAGGACGACCTGGGAAAACATGTTTTATTCCTCCACCATAGCCAGGGAAAAGGATCTTGGCTTTATCGTGGTAGTTACAAATTCATTCCACATGAGGAGGTCCCTCTGGATGGCGAAAAGAGCCATCCCAGAGATGGACATATACGGTTATCCTGTAGGTCCTCTGGGAGATCGGTCCCGAGACCCTCTACGGTGGATCCCTTCAGCTGGAGGGCTAAGGGATTCTACTTTGGCGTGGCGAGAGTGGCTAGGCTTGATGGTTTACAGGTTCATGAGTCCTTCTGGGAGCCTTCCCTAA
- a CDS encoding TAXI family TRAP transporter solute-binding subunit, whose product MGKNSLLRVFVCLCSSLIFASMAWGFQPVYVMASGNMGGTYYSLGGIVAETVNQKVPGVRLAVLPSSGSGENVELMETGLCQFGLMDSYAVMAYEGKDLYYENPQTFLRGVMPLYPEVARVLVSKGSKISSVRDLEGKKVVLGRKGSGVLVTAQQILRFSGLGSDKVVPAYLGMGEGLLALKEGTVDAVIFVGPLGGGSAMEQEALKTSKVLGLDDAARGSLLGSAPYWREFSIPAGTFPNQDEEIKTVGAWTVLYCREDLNDDLVYRVAKTIYKEAADLSPYIPGSVTLRPGQVQEMLVPIHPGAARFFKEEGSL is encoded by the coding sequence ATGGGAAAAAATAGTTTGTTACGTGTCTTTGTGTGTCTATGTTCTTCGCTGATTTTTGCGTCTATGGCGTGGGGCTTTCAGCCTGTTTACGTCATGGCCAGCGGAAACATGGGGGGAACCTACTACAGCCTCGGTGGCATAGTGGCGGAGACGGTGAACCAAAAGGTTCCCGGTGTCAGGTTGGCCGTCCTTCCCTCCAGCGGATCGGGGGAGAACGTGGAACTCATGGAGACCGGTCTTTGTCAGTTTGGCCTTATGGACAGCTACGCTGTAATGGCCTATGAGGGAAAGGATCTGTATTACGAAAACCCTCAGACCTTCCTAAGAGGGGTCATGCCTCTTTATCCAGAGGTGGCAAGGGTTTTGGTTTCCAAGGGGTCGAAGATAAGTTCGGTAAGGGATCTTGAGGGTAAGAAAGTGGTTTTAGGTCGTAAGGGATCAGGTGTCCTTGTGACGGCACAGCAGATTCTTCGGTTCTCCGGCCTCGGTTCCGATAAGGTTGTGCCCGCCTATCTGGGGATGGGGGAAGGGCTTTTAGCCCTAAAAGAGGGTACCGTCGATGCTGTGATATTCGTCGGTCCATTAGGCGGTGGCTCAGCTATGGAGCAGGAGGCCTTAAAGACCAGCAAGGTTTTGGGCCTAGACGATGCAGCTAGAGGCTCCCTCCTTGGCTCCGCTCCCTACTGGAGGGAATTCTCCATACCTGCGGGAACTTTCCCCAATCAGGACGAGGAGATAAAGACCGTTGGGGCCTGGACGGTGCTCTACTGTCGAGAGGATCTCAACGACGACCTGGTCTACAGAGTGGCGAAAACCATATACAAAGAGGCAGCAGACTTATCTCCCTATATCCCTGGATCGGTGACCCTAAGGCCCGGTCAGGTTCAGGAGATGCTCGTTCCTATCCACCCCGGAGCGGCCAGATTCTTCAAGGAAGAAGGTTCCCTCTAG
- the gltS gene encoding sodium/glutamate symporter — MILKFDLIGTVAVASLVLWCGLFIRDKITPLKEYNIPAPVIGGILFALLRWTLLGKVDFEFEMILQSPLMIAFFTTVGLGASLKLLKKGGPQVLLFLGLASILVTLQNVVAAGVAKLTGLHPLLGLLAGSVTMSGGHGTGATFARTFTLNYGLVGAMELAMAAATFGLVAGSIIGGPVARRLIRKYDLKPDMDSIEGEDGGVVLEHHGHATVNDVLITILQISCAMYLGALAYGKLMGLGITLPTYLCALFVGIVIRNVSDFSGLYKVHLKCVDYIGSVALSLFLAMALMSLKLWQLMDLAGPMIAILLGETALMAFFATFITFPLMGKDFEAAIMAGGHCGFGMGATPNAVANMEALSSHYGPAPRAFFVIPIVGAFFIDIVNAFVIQGFAMFLS, encoded by the coding sequence ATGATCCTTAAGTTCGATCTTATAGGGACCGTCGCAGTCGCCTCTTTGGTCCTGTGGTGTGGGCTTTTCATCAGGGATAAAATAACCCCACTGAAGGAGTACAATATTCCCGCTCCGGTAATAGGTGGAATCCTTTTCGCCCTGCTTCGCTGGACGCTCTTGGGTAAAGTCGACTTTGAGTTCGAGATGATACTTCAGTCGCCTCTCATGATAGCCTTCTTCACCACCGTTGGCTTAGGCGCTAGCCTTAAGCTCCTGAAAAAAGGAGGACCTCAGGTCCTGCTGTTTTTGGGATTGGCTTCCATCCTGGTTACCTTACAAAACGTCGTCGCAGCTGGCGTAGCCAAACTGACCGGCCTTCATCCTCTCCTTGGGCTGCTGGCCGGATCGGTTACCATGTCAGGAGGACACGGTACCGGTGCTACCTTTGCCAGGACCTTTACCTTGAACTACGGTCTAGTCGGGGCGATGGAGCTCGCTATGGCCGCCGCTACCTTTGGCCTTGTCGCTGGGTCCATAATAGGCGGCCCTGTCGCCAGGCGACTCATCAGGAAATACGACCTTAAGCCTGACATGGATAGTATCGAAGGGGAGGACGGAGGAGTGGTCCTGGAGCATCACGGTCACGCTACGGTCAACGATGTGCTTATAACGATCCTCCAGATCTCCTGTGCTATGTATCTAGGTGCCCTTGCCTATGGCAAGCTCATGGGCCTAGGAATAACTTTGCCAACCTATCTGTGTGCTTTATTCGTCGGGATCGTGATCCGAAACGTATCCGATTTTTCCGGGCTCTACAAGGTTCACCTCAAGTGCGTTGACTACATAGGATCTGTCGCATTGTCCCTGTTTTTGGCTATGGCACTGATGTCCCTCAAGCTTTGGCAGCTGATGGATCTCGCCGGTCCTATGATCGCTATCCTGCTGGGAGAGACCGCACTTATGGCGTTTTTCGCCACCTTTATAACCTTCCCTCTGATGGGTAAGGACTTTGAAGCCGCCATTATGGCCGGTGGACACTGCGGCTTTGGCATGGGGGCGACCCCTAACGCCGTCGCCAACATGGAGGCCTTGAGCTCCCACTATGGCCCTGCTCCGAGGGCTTTTTTCGTCATCCCCATAGTCGGGGCGTTCTTCATCGATATAGTAAACGCCTTCGTTATTCAGGGCTTTGCGATGTTCTTGTCCTAG
- a CDS encoding GntR family transcriptional regulator has translation MTRENPLFPAKSLDLRQIVYEKIKEAIVEGIIKPGEKLSEVELANSMAVSRTPVREAIRQLAKTGLVTLTPRKGAFVTLPTLEDASALYELRANLEMFAVSLIAMAPPMEELAKFREIFESMDNDTSPGEYLVQDRNFHNFLYRASGNRFLSGVLLDILDMINLYRPYSLAEHNYLKALSEGHIAVIDALLDKDGERAKREMKEHIDMTRTGVEAYLQNNPAKDLS, from the coding sequence ATGACCAGGGAAAATCCGTTGTTCCCGGCCAAAAGTCTCGATCTGAGACAGATAGTGTATGAAAAGATAAAAGAAGCGATCGTGGAGGGAATTATCAAGCCGGGGGAAAAATTGTCGGAGGTGGAACTAGCGAACAGCATGGCCGTATCGAGGACACCGGTAAGAGAGGCTATTCGACAGCTAGCGAAGACAGGGCTAGTTACCTTGACGCCTAGAAAAGGGGCTTTCGTCACGTTACCCACCTTAGAGGACGCCTCCGCTCTTTATGAATTAAGGGCTAACCTGGAGATGTTCGCCGTTAGCCTGATCGCGATGGCACCACCGATGGAGGAGCTAGCTAAATTCAGGGAAATTTTTGAGTCTATGGATAACGACACGTCCCCTGGAGAGTACCTCGTCCAGGATCGCAATTTCCATAATTTTCTCTATCGGGCCTCGGGAAATCGGTTTCTCAGCGGTGTTCTTCTGGACATATTGGACATGATCAACCTTTATAGACCTTACTCTCTAGCGGAACACAACTATCTAAAAGCTCTCTCCGAGGGCCATATAGCGGTGATAGACGCCCTTCTCGATAAAGACGGAGAGAGGGCCAAGCGAGAGATGAAAGAACACATCGATATGACTCGAACCGGGGTGGAGGCGTACCTCCAGAACAACCCGGCAAAAGACCTCTCTTAG
- a CDS encoding amidohydrolase: MKKTLMDKLDDLRSTMERAALDIWKHPELGFKERYAADLYEGLFSSAGFEVVKGVGEMETALVATWGDGGPNIGFLGEYDALPGVTKDGEVGHGCGHNLLGAAAAGSALALADLLKEKGLPGRVTFYGCPAEENGGGKVYMAREGCFFDLDAAITWHPWDFNALWAASSLALNACDVTFHGKSAHAAASPQEGRSALDGAILMDVGVNYLREHMIQEARIHSVISSGGDTPNVVPAKATICYYVRTPRRDQIEPLFQRVVNCAKGAGLMTDTSVEVKITNALYDYLPNETLGEVARDVMAELEGPEFDGEDLALAKEIQSTLPEGAVKAALRGYRTTSEHLGENLSSVIMDDNGPLGGGKTISGSTDVGDVSYIAPTVQMAIASMPIGVPAHTWQSTQAFGSPMGLKGMFFASKAMALTGLRLIEDGEILKKAKKELEVARGGPYVSPLPPEARPKLG, from the coding sequence GTGAAAAAGACCCTTATGGATAAACTGGACGACCTACGTTCCACCATGGAGAGAGCCGCTCTGGATATATGGAAACACCCGGAGCTGGGCTTTAAGGAGAGGTACGCCGCAGACCTCTACGAGGGATTATTTTCCTCCGCTGGCTTTGAGGTCGTAAAGGGAGTCGGCGAGATGGAGACGGCGTTGGTGGCCACCTGGGGTGACGGTGGACCGAACATAGGCTTTTTAGGGGAGTACGATGCCCTACCGGGGGTCACTAAAGACGGAGAGGTCGGCCACGGCTGCGGCCATAACCTACTGGGAGCCGCCGCCGCTGGCTCCGCACTGGCCCTGGCTGATCTACTGAAGGAGAAGGGCCTTCCGGGCAGGGTAACCTTCTACGGCTGTCCTGCGGAGGAGAACGGTGGAGGCAAGGTCTACATGGCCCGGGAGGGGTGTTTTTTCGATCTAGACGCCGCCATAACCTGGCATCCCTGGGACTTTAACGCTCTTTGGGCCGCCAGCAGCCTGGCCCTTAACGCCTGCGACGTCACCTTCCACGGCAAGTCCGCCCATGCGGCGGCCTCACCGCAGGAGGGCAGGAGCGCACTGGACGGGGCTATACTCATGGACGTAGGGGTGAACTACCTTCGGGAACACATGATCCAGGAGGCCAGGATCCACAGCGTCATATCCTCCGGCGGCGACACCCCTAACGTGGTACCAGCCAAGGCCACCATCTGCTATTACGTCAGGACCCCGAGGCGAGATCAGATAGAGCCCCTTTTTCAGCGGGTCGTGAACTGTGCAAAAGGAGCAGGACTTATGACCGACACCTCGGTGGAGGTGAAGATAACCAACGCCCTTTACGACTATCTCCCCAACGAGACCTTAGGAGAGGTGGCGAGGGACGTCATGGCTGAGCTAGAGGGCCCGGAGTTCGACGGCGAGGACCTAGCCCTGGCTAAAGAAATACAGTCCACCCTGCCGGAAGGAGCGGTAAAGGCGGCTCTCAGAGGCTATCGCACTACCTCCGAACACCTCGGAGAGAACCTCAGCTCGGTTATCATGGACGACAACGGACCTCTAGGTGGGGGAAAGACCATATCAGGCTCCACCGATGTAGGAGACGTCTCCTATATAGCCCCTACGGTCCAGATGGCCATAGCCTCTATGCCTATAGGGGTTCCCGCTCACACCTGGCAGAGCACTCAGGCCTTCGGAAGCCCTATGGGACTGAAGGGGATGTTCTTCGCCTCTAAGGCAATGGCCCTTACGGGGCTCAGGCTTATAGAGGACGGCGAAATCCTAAAGAAGGCCAAGAAAGAGCTTGAAGTCGCCAGAGGCGGCCCCTACGTCAGCCCTCTCCCGCCGGAAGCCAGACCTAAACTGGGATAA
- a CDS encoding type II toxin-antitoxin system RelE family toxin yields the protein MICSIEDKKVTVLVVRIGHRGDVYRKG from the coding sequence CTGATATGCTCGATCGAAGACAAGAAGGTCACCGTTCTCGTGGTACGCATAGGGCACAGGGGAGACGTGTACAGAAAAGGATGA
- a CDS encoding class I SAM-dependent methyltransferase, giving the protein MTDYDLLVSLHLPAERQGPGGDSETRRAMELAGLDRSRPLNIADIGCGTGASSLLLAKELDAKITSVDFLPEFLKE; this is encoded by the coding sequence ATGACCGACTACGATCTTTTAGTGAGCCTTCACCTACCCGCCGAGAGGCAAGGGCCAGGTGGAGATAGTGAAACAAGAAGGGCCATGGAGCTGGCGGGCCTGGACCGGTCCCGTCCTCTGAATATCGCCGATATCGGCTGTGGGACCGGGGCTTCCTCGTTACTTTTGGCAAAAGAGCTGGACGCTAAGATCACCTCCGTTGATTTTCTGCCCGAGTTTCTAAAAGAGTAA
- the relB gene encoding type II toxin-antitoxin system RelB family antitoxin: protein MPTPLSIRLDEETGGRLDRLSKVTGRTKAFYVRKLIEDNLDDMEDYYLAVEAVALSKKKGTKPLTSEEVRHELGLDD from the coding sequence ATGCCTACACCGTTATCCATCCGTCTCGACGAAGAAACAGGGGGAAGGCTGGACCGCCTCTCCAAGGTGACAGGTAGGACGAAGGCTTTCTATGTCCGGAAGTTGATAGAGGATAATCTCGACGACATGGAGGACTATTACCTCGCTGTTGAGGCTGTGGCTTTGAGCAAAAAAAAAGGGACTAAGCCGTTAACCTCCGAAGAAGTGAGGCATGAACTTGGCTTGGACGATTGA